Proteins from a single region of Nocardiopsis dassonvillei subsp. dassonvillei DSM 43111:
- a CDS encoding amino acid deaminase/aldolase — MTSLRETYESATRGLEAPFALVDLAALRSNAADLTRRAHGRPIRIASKSVRSRELLRTVLALPGYAGVMAFTLPEALWLATGDRPLSDDVLVAYPTVDRQALARLVRDPRAARAITLMVDDTAHLDLIGAAVADAAESRGPDAPPVRVCLDVDTSWQPVGPRLRVGTYRSPVRTPAQAAAFARAVAARPGLELDGIMAYEGQIAGVGDAPPGRPLYGRLLRAVQRRSAVELAKRRAAIVHAVREVADLRFVNGGGTGSLHTTGRERAVTELAAGSGLYHPHLFDHYRSFGGRPAALFALPVVRRPGPGVATALGGGYPASGPVNAHRAPLPHLPAGLSYSVNEGAGEVQTPLLGAAADGLSVGDRVWMRHAKAGELCERFDTLHLVDSDTGEYAGAVPTYRGEGQTFL; from the coding sequence ATGACAAGTCTGCGCGAAACGTACGAGTCCGCCACACGCGGACTCGAAGCCCCCTTCGCCCTCGTCGACCTCGCCGCCCTGCGCTCCAACGCGGCCGACCTGACCCGCCGCGCCCACGGCAGGCCCATCCGGATCGCCAGCAAGTCCGTGCGCAGCCGCGAACTGCTGCGCACCGTCCTCGCCCTGCCCGGCTACGCGGGCGTCATGGCCTTCACCCTGCCCGAGGCCCTCTGGCTGGCCACCGGCGACCGCCCCCTCAGCGACGACGTCCTCGTCGCCTACCCCACCGTCGACCGCCAGGCCCTGGCCAGGCTCGTGCGCGACCCCCGCGCCGCCCGCGCGATCACCCTGATGGTGGACGACACCGCGCACCTGGACCTGATCGGCGCCGCCGTCGCCGACGCCGCCGAATCCCGCGGCCCCGACGCCCCGCCGGTCCGGGTGTGCCTGGACGTCGACACCAGCTGGCAGCCCGTGGGACCGCGCCTGCGCGTGGGCACCTACCGCTCCCCCGTGCGCACCCCGGCCCAGGCCGCCGCGTTCGCCCGCGCGGTCGCGGCCCGCCCCGGACTGGAGCTGGACGGGATCATGGCCTACGAGGGCCAGATCGCCGGGGTGGGCGACGCCCCGCCCGGCAGACCGCTCTACGGACGCCTCCTGCGCGCCGTCCAGCGCCGCTCGGCCGTGGAGCTGGCCAAGCGCCGCGCCGCCATCGTCCACGCCGTCAGGGAGGTCGCCGACCTGCGCTTCGTCAACGGCGGCGGCACCGGCAGCCTGCACACCACCGGCCGGGAGAGGGCCGTGACCGAGCTGGCGGCGGGCTCGGGGCTCTACCACCCGCACCTGTTCGACCACTACCGCTCCTTCGGCGGACGCCCCGCCGCCCTGTTCGCGCTCCCCGTCGTGCGCCGGCCCGGACCGGGCGTGGCCACCGCCCTGGGCGGCGGCTACCCCGCCTCGGGCCCCGTGAACGCCCACCGCGCCCCGCTCCCCCACCTGCCCGCCGGGCTCTCCTACAGCGTCAACGAGGGCGCGGGCGAGGTGCAGACGCCCCTGCTCGGCGCCGCGGCCGACGGCCTGTCCGTCGGCGACCGGGTGTGGATGCGCCACGCCAAGGCGGGAGAACTGTGCGAGCGCTTCGACACCCTGCACCTGGTGGACTCCGACACCGGCGAGTACGCGGGCGCCGTGCCCACCTACCGGGGCGAGGGCCAGACCTTCCTTTGA
- the purU gene encoding formyltetrahydrofolate deformylase, which produces MSEREYVLTLSCPDSRGIVAAVANLLSDHGCNITESQQYGDHYTGRFFLRMQFVAERGGDGVVGEDVLRGAFAALAGDFGGRGGDAFVEWTLNPRDVRPRMIVMVSKFGHCLNDLLYRQRSGLLDADIAAVVSNHPDLEFLADSYGVDFHHLPVTAGSKKEQEARLLELVDSYDVDLVVLARYMQVLSEQLCAKMSGRIINIHHSFLPSFKGARPYHQAHARGVKLIGATAHYVTADLDEGPIIEQEVSRVDHTHSPEQLTAIGRDLESVALARAVNWHAQRRVLLNGDKTVIFG; this is translated from the coding sequence ATGAGTGAGCGTGAGTACGTCCTGACCCTTTCGTGCCCCGACAGCCGGGGCATCGTCGCCGCTGTGGCCAACCTGCTGTCCGACCACGGTTGCAACATCACCGAGAGTCAGCAGTACGGCGACCACTACACGGGGCGCTTCTTCCTGCGGATGCAGTTCGTGGCGGAGCGGGGCGGCGACGGCGTGGTGGGGGAGGACGTCCTGCGCGGCGCCTTCGCGGCGCTGGCGGGCGACTTCGGCGGCCGGGGCGGCGACGCGTTCGTGGAGTGGACCCTCAACCCCCGCGACGTGCGCCCGCGCATGATCGTGATGGTGTCCAAGTTCGGCCACTGCCTCAACGACCTGCTCTACCGCCAGCGCAGCGGCCTGCTGGACGCCGACATCGCCGCCGTGGTCTCCAACCACCCCGACCTGGAGTTCCTGGCCGACTCCTACGGCGTGGACTTCCACCACCTGCCGGTCACGGCCGGGAGTAAGAAGGAGCAGGAGGCGCGCCTGCTGGAGCTGGTCGACTCCTACGACGTGGACCTGGTAGTCCTGGCGCGCTACATGCAGGTGCTCTCCGAGCAGCTGTGCGCCAAGATGTCCGGCCGGATCATCAACATCCACCACTCCTTCCTGCCCAGCTTCAAGGGCGCCCGGCCCTACCACCAGGCCCACGCGCGCGGTGTGAAGCTGATCGGCGCGACCGCCCACTACGTCACCGCCGACCTCGACGAGGGCCCGATCATCGAGCAGGAGGTGTCCCGGGTGGACCACACGCACAGCCCGGAGCAGCTCACGGCGATCGGCCGGGACCTGGAGTCGGTGGCGCTGGCGCGCGCGGTCAACTGGCACGCGCAGCGCCGCGTACTGCTCAACGGGGACAAGACGGTCATCTTCGGCTGA
- a CDS encoding Asp23/Gls24 family envelope stress response protein: protein MRTETKVPGARESGRTSRGDSSRDEGGRTQIADGVVAKIAGMAAREIGGVHAMGGGTARAVGAVRDVVTRGGDSGSVARGVSVEVGERQAAVDIDLVVEYGAAIQDLAAAVRRNVTSAVERMTGLEVTEINIRVDDIHLPDDDRGEDDGESAPRVQ, encoded by the coding sequence ATGAGAACCGAGACCAAGGTGCCGGGAGCCCGCGAGTCGGGCCGGACCAGCCGGGGGGACTCCTCGCGCGATGAGGGCGGGCGCACCCAGATCGCGGACGGCGTGGTCGCCAAGATCGCCGGCATGGCCGCGCGTGAGATCGGCGGCGTCCACGCCATGGGCGGCGGGACCGCGCGTGCGGTCGGCGCGGTCAGGGACGTGGTGACCCGGGGCGGCGACAGCGGCTCGGTCGCGCGGGGCGTCTCGGTCGAGGTGGGTGAGCGCCAGGCCGCCGTCGACATCGACCTGGTCGTCGAGTACGGAGCCGCCATCCAGGACCTGGCCGCGGCCGTGCGCCGCAACGTCACCTCGGCGGTGGAGCGCATGACCGGGCTGGAGGTCACCGAGATCAACATCCGGGTGGACGACATCCACCTGCCCGACGACGACCGCGGCGAGGACGACGGCGAGTCCGCGCCCCGGGTGCAGTGA
- a CDS encoding Asp23/Gls24 family envelope stress response protein: MAGVRTSTVPRQRERPGDEVARERSGGGGGRDPGGRTVIEPGVVEKAAARAVREVPGALPARSRTARARVSGEVVLLRLRVGVRYPHSVREVAARVRGHVGRRIEQITGKRVHHIDIEIAELVR; this comes from the coding sequence GTGGCCGGAGTGCGGACCAGTACGGTTCCCCGACAGAGGGAACGCCCGGGCGACGAGGTCGCCCGGGAGCGGAGCGGGGGCGGGGGAGGACGCGACCCCGGCGGCCGCACCGTCATCGAACCCGGTGTGGTCGAGAAGGCGGCCGCGCGTGCGGTCCGCGAGGTCCCCGGCGCCCTCCCCGCCCGGTCGCGCACGGCGCGGGCCCGGGTGAGCGGCGAGGTCGTGCTGCTCAGGCTGAGGGTCGGCGTCCGCTACCCGCACTCGGTGCGCGAGGTCGCCGCACGGGTGCGCGGGCACGTCGGGCGGCGGATCGAGCAGATCACCGGAAAGCGGGTCCACCACATCGACATCGAGATCGCGGAGTTGGTGCGCTGA
- a CDS encoding DUF6286 domain-containing protein — translation MTTVEEVLGRPDQGVDRRARRVAVHTFRPRRSWPAVITGFVILLVAVVAAAEVISALAGSPLGLIPVGAASGYAATTTWSMPSVQIASAVLALIGLALIVAALAPGRGRWTALRTDDPALVVGLTRPALRRAVAAAAEGVSGVDGVHVTVRGNRIRVHARTGMRGSAGLPAEVTAAVERRLEELAPLRSMRIATHVRYAEG, via the coding sequence ATGACCACCGTGGAAGAGGTGCTCGGACGCCCCGACCAGGGCGTCGACCGCCGGGCCAGGCGGGTGGCCGTCCACACGTTCCGTCCGCGGCGGTCCTGGCCCGCGGTGATCACGGGCTTCGTGATCCTCCTCGTGGCCGTCGTGGCCGCCGCCGAGGTGATCTCGGCCCTGGCGGGAAGCCCGCTGGGGCTGATCCCGGTCGGCGCGGCCAGCGGGTACGCGGCGACCACGACCTGGTCGATGCCGTCGGTGCAGATCGCCTCGGCGGTCCTGGCGCTGATCGGGCTGGCCCTGATCGTGGCAGCCCTGGCCCCCGGACGGGGGCGCTGGACGGCCCTGCGCACCGACGACCCCGCCCTGGTGGTGGGGCTGACCCGGCCCGCGCTGCGCCGGGCGGTGGCCGCCGCGGCCGAGGGCGTCAGCGGCGTCGACGGCGTGCACGTGACGGTGCGCGGCAACAGGATCCGGGTGCACGCGCGCACCGGGATGCGCGGGTCGGCGGGGCTGCCCGCCGAGGTGACCGCGGCAGTGGAGCGGCGGTTGGAGGAGCTGGCGCCGCTGCGCAGCATGCGGATCGCCACCCACGTGCGGTACGCGGAGGGTTGA
- a CDS encoding alkaline shock response membrane anchor protein AmaP has product MAGDRSRRSARGNRWGLAVVGAVLLVAGLASLAAGRGLFGGGAADSALLGPGAREALDQQWVPYAVVAVAFVAGFLALRWLMSQGLNDTVGRLVLERGEQGRVEMSENVARGALEQEVADYPGVRRARARLTESAEAPHLRLALTLDDDADVAGVWRRVSSEALANLRRALDLEQVPAVVRMSMTAPAKNPRRSLA; this is encoded by the coding sequence ATGGCTGGTGACAGGTCGCGCAGGTCGGCGCGGGGAAACCGGTGGGGGCTGGCGGTCGTGGGGGCGGTGCTGCTCGTCGCCGGGCTGGCGTCGCTGGCCGCCGGGCGCGGCCTGTTCGGCGGGGGAGCGGCCGACAGCGCCCTGCTCGGCCCCGGGGCCCGGGAGGCGCTCGACCAGCAGTGGGTGCCCTACGCGGTGGTCGCGGTGGCCTTCGTCGCCGGTTTCCTGGCCCTGCGCTGGCTGATGTCCCAGGGGCTCAACGACACGGTGGGGCGCCTGGTCCTGGAGCGCGGGGAGCAGGGGCGGGTGGAGATGTCCGAGAACGTGGCCCGCGGGGCCCTGGAGCAGGAGGTCGCCGACTACCCGGGCGTGCGCCGCGCCCGCGCGAGGCTGACCGAGTCCGCCGAGGCGCCGCACCTGCGCCTGGCGCTGACCCTGGACGACGACGCGGACGTGGCCGGGGTGTGGCGGCGGGTGAGCTCGGAGGCGCTGGCGAACCTGCGCCGGGCGCTGGACCTGGAGCAGGTCCCGGCCGTCGTGCGGATGTCGATGACGGCACCTGCCAAGAACCCGCGGCGCAGCCTGGCCTGA
- a CDS encoding VOC family protein, giving the protein MTRTTFVNLPVKSVDATREFFSALGFGYDEAFSDDRALCMVVSDTSRVLFLSEPFFAEFTPSGIADTSAGAEVITCLSADSREDVDRIAEAAAVAGATHARTTEHTGMYSRSFADPDGHLWEFLYMDATATIS; this is encoded by the coding sequence ATGACTCGAACGACTTTCGTGAACCTGCCCGTCAAGAGCGTCGACGCCACCCGGGAGTTCTTCAGCGCGCTGGGCTTCGGCTACGACGAGGCCTTCTCCGACGACAGGGCGCTGTGCATGGTCGTCAGCGACACCTCGCGCGTCCTGTTCCTGTCCGAACCCTTCTTCGCGGAGTTCACGCCCTCGGGGATAGCCGACACCTCCGCGGGCGCGGAGGTGATCACCTGCCTGAGCGCCGACAGCCGTGAGGACGTGGACCGGATCGCCGAGGCCGCCGCCGTGGCCGGGGCGACCCACGCCAGGACCACCGAGCACACCGGCATGTACTCGCGCTCCTTCGCCGACCCCGACGGCCACCTGTGGGAGTTCCTGTACATGGACGCGACCGCCACCATCTCCTGA
- a CDS encoding metal-dependent hydrolase family protein — protein MTRQSEPHILFTGAGLLDPEAGTRTPGSWLLVRDGLVAGSGRGTPPEVGPRVPTVDVAGATLMPGLIDAHVHPTAFSADLGAAMDQSPAYIASYAGRSLGDMLRRGFTTVRDVAGGDWGLARAVEEGLVDGPRLMFGGKALSQTGGHGDFRTPGRQGNDTHACCPGAGIVCDGPVEFRRAAREQLRTGAHHLKIMLSGGVASPTDRIDSTQSSEDEIRAVVEEAEAANRYVTGHAYTARAVNRGLRLGVRCIEHGNLIDESSIELFLEHDAYLVPTLVTYQELSRQGAANGLPAASQAKVDTVLDRGLDALRMAHEAGVNLVFGSDLLGGMQDRQSQEFAIRGRVQPAADVLRAATVNAARLLGLEGVVGTLRDGARADLVVVDGDPLTDIGVLASPETSVRTVLRDGRIRHERDAVR, from the coding sequence ATGACCCGCCAGTCAGAACCGCACATCCTCTTCACGGGCGCCGGGCTGCTCGACCCCGAGGCGGGCACGAGGACCCCCGGCTCCTGGCTCCTGGTGCGGGACGGCCTCGTCGCGGGCAGCGGCCGGGGAACCCCGCCCGAGGTGGGACCGCGGGTGCCGACCGTGGACGTGGCGGGGGCCACCCTCATGCCGGGCCTGATCGACGCCCACGTGCACCCGACCGCCTTCAGCGCCGACCTCGGCGCCGCGATGGACCAGTCGCCCGCCTACATCGCCAGCTACGCGGGACGGTCCCTGGGCGACATGCTCAGGCGCGGCTTCACCACCGTCCGCGACGTCGCCGGGGGCGACTGGGGGCTGGCCAGGGCGGTCGAGGAGGGGCTCGTCGACGGCCCCCGGCTCATGTTCGGCGGCAAGGCGCTGTCGCAGACCGGCGGCCACGGCGACTTCCGCACGCCCGGCCGCCAGGGCAACGACACCCACGCCTGCTGCCCCGGCGCGGGCATCGTCTGCGACGGGCCCGTGGAGTTCCGCCGCGCGGCCCGCGAGCAGCTGCGCACCGGAGCCCACCACCTCAAGATCATGCTCTCGGGCGGCGTCGCCTCCCCCACCGACCGCATCGACTCCACCCAGTCCTCCGAGGACGAGATCCGGGCCGTGGTGGAGGAGGCCGAGGCGGCCAACCGCTACGTGACCGGCCACGCCTACACCGCCCGCGCCGTCAACCGCGGGCTCCGCCTCGGCGTGCGCTGCATCGAGCACGGCAACCTCATCGACGAGAGCAGCATCGAGCTGTTCCTGGAGCACGACGCCTACCTGGTGCCCACCCTGGTCACCTACCAGGAACTCTCCCGGCAGGGGGCCGCCAACGGGCTGCCCGCGGCCAGCCAGGCCAAGGTGGACACCGTGCTCGACCGGGGGCTGGACGCCCTGCGCATGGCCCACGAGGCCGGGGTGAACCTGGTCTTCGGCAGCGACCTGCTCGGCGGCATGCAGGACCGCCAGAGCCAGGAGTTCGCCATCCGCGGCCGGGTCCAGCCCGCCGCGGACGTGCTGCGCGCCGCCACCGTCAACGCCGCCCGCCTGCTGGGGCTGGAGGGGGTCGTCGGAACCCTGCGCGACGGGGCGCGGGCCGACCTCGTCGTGGTCGACGGCGACCCGCTCACCGACATCGGGGTCCTGGCCTCGCCGGAGACGAGCGTGCGCACCGTGCTGCGCGACGGCCGGATCCGCCACGAGCGCGACGCCGTGCGCTGA
- a CDS encoding MurR/RpiR family transcriptional regulator translates to MADWIEAALGGGRLGRAAERVVRVLRDEPRFASYASTAELAERAGVNVATVVRAAQALGFTGWPALRVELRSRYLASLSAGEVLAEHAGSDADPVREAFRADREGLRDLERTLDPARVRALAGAVHGARRTRVVGSGTFAAPGVQLAHAAGIMGYDVERLELGGTGLVSALARMGPGDLLLACDLWRLPVALRSAARVARERSVPVAVITDRRDSPLAEGAAHVLLVPSEGVGMFPSLTPVMAVVHAVLAELARLGGDEVLAAVRDTERLWESTELF, encoded by the coding sequence ATGGCGGACTGGATCGAGGCAGCGCTCGGCGGCGGACGCCTGGGCCGCGCGGCCGAGCGCGTGGTCAGGGTGCTGCGGGACGAGCCGAGGTTCGCCTCCTACGCGAGCACCGCCGAGCTCGCCGAGCGGGCCGGGGTCAACGTCGCCACGGTCGTGCGGGCCGCGCAGGCCCTGGGGTTCACCGGCTGGCCCGCCCTGCGCGTCGAACTGCGCTCGCGCTACCTGGCCTCGCTCAGCGCCGGAGAGGTCCTGGCAGAACACGCCGGGTCCGACGCCGACCCCGTGCGCGAGGCCTTCCGCGCCGACCGCGAGGGGCTGCGCGACCTGGAGCGGACCCTGGACCCCGCCCGGGTGCGCGCCCTGGCGGGCGCGGTGCACGGGGCGCGCCGGACGCGGGTGGTGGGTTCGGGCACCTTCGCGGCGCCGGGCGTGCAGCTCGCGCACGCCGCGGGGATCATGGGCTACGACGTGGAGCGCCTGGAGCTGGGCGGAACCGGCCTGGTCAGCGCGCTGGCGCGGATGGGCCCCGGCGACCTGTTGCTGGCGTGCGACCTGTGGCGGCTCCCGGTCGCGCTGCGCTCGGCGGCGCGGGTGGCCCGTGAGCGGTCGGTGCCGGTCGCGGTGATCACCGACCGCAGGGACTCCCCGCTGGCGGAGGGGGCGGCGCACGTGCTGCTGGTGCCCAGCGAGGGTGTGGGCATGTTCCCCTCGCTCACCCCGGTGATGGCGGTCGTCCACGCGGTGCTGGCCGAGCTGGCCCGCCTCGGCGGGGACGAGGTGCTGGCCGCGGTGCGCGACACGGAGCGGCTCTGGGAGAGCACGGAGCTCTTCTGA